A part of Campylobacter concisus genomic DNA contains:
- a CDS encoding AAA family ATPase, with translation MIVSICNEKGGSGKSTLATNIAINQGMVKGESLLLLDTDPQKSIATFLNIRNEEGHPKAFDFAYKYGENLKEFLQNVDRSKDIVVDTGGRDSREMRIAIALSDIVIIPTIPSQFDVSVLDKMVNIVKMAKEQNEKLQAYIVINRASTNPFLYKKIDSLKAFIEELQEDYIRLAGTIIFERERYKIATQLGYGVVEMNDGNKAEQEIKNLCEEIFLKG, from the coding sequence ATGATAGTATCGATCTGCAACGAAAAAGGCGGTAGCGGAAAAAGTACGCTTGCCACGAACATAGCCATAAATCAAGGCATGGTAAAAGGCGAGTCACTTTTGCTGCTGGATACCGACCCGCAAAAGTCAATCGCCACGTTTTTAAATATACGAAACGAAGAGGGGCATCCAAAGGCATTTGATTTTGCTTACAAATACGGCGAAAATTTAAAAGAATTTCTGCAAAACGTAGATCGCAGCAAAGACATAGTCGTAGACACGGGCGGCCGAGATAGCAGAGAGATGCGAATAGCCATCGCTCTAAGCGACATCGTGATAATCCCGACCATTCCAAGCCAGTTTGACGTAAGCGTCCTAGACAAAATGGTCAATATCGTAAAAATGGCCAAAGAGCAAAACGAAAAGCTGCAAGCCTATATCGTAATAAACCGAGCCTCGACCAACCCGTTTTTATACAAGAAAATAGACAGCCTGAAAGCATTTATCGAGGAGCTTCAAGAGGATTACATAAGGCTAGCGGGCACGATCATATTTGAGCGCGAGCGCTACAAAATAGCCACACAACTAGGCTACGGCGTAGTCGAGATGAATGACGGCAACAAGGCGGAGCAAGAAATCAAAAACTTATGCGAAGAGATATTTTTAAAAGGGTGA
- a CDS encoding type IV secretion system protein → MAQQQVAKTLLTDSNWINKTQAVMQENVMSLFEKFYQGAHDLVYSTATTTIVILIVVFWLLDKLKNGYPTREETFNAIKYIIKLCFIFAVLSSFGAYTGALYVLTIPENMITATVSSIFQSQDFGTIVTESANRVDNLRALMWEYGTKTYLKSQEWSMLGLSFNGPTDYIMASVVTAFLMIPFWIFYLVFFILLIGITIVIFFSKFVAFLILSTLPLVLPFLITPRFLPYLWSWYKLYLSYAIIAPLAFIALNLAMNPIIELEKYQNVIGELFIKQFEYLITGAITCITALFIIRKIPNWINAVLGTQMESGAGGVVAGAVAGGIAGKTLLGGLARKATGGSFIGGALQSFGKATGGNAVGQITKAGIDASVNLGKDIGKGTKMLGKGVYDAYKVFRGGYAVP, encoded by the coding sequence ATGGCACAGCAGCAAGTAGCAAAAACGCTTTTAACGGATAGCAACTGGATAAACAAGACTCAAGCAGTTATGCAAGAAAACGTGATGAGTTTATTTGAAAAATTTTATCAAGGAGCTCACGATTTAGTTTATTCGACCGCCACGACGACGATCGTAATCTTAATAGTCGTATTTTGGCTGTTGGATAAGCTAAAAAACGGCTATCCGACGCGAGAGGAGACATTTAACGCTATAAAATATATAATCAAGCTTTGCTTTATTTTTGCCGTTCTTAGCTCATTTGGCGCATATACCGGCGCCCTATACGTCCTAACCATACCTGAAAATATGATAACCGCGACTGTAAGCTCGATTTTTCAGAGTCAAGATTTCGGAACGATCGTGACAGAATCGGCCAATAGAGTGGATAATTTAAGGGCTTTAATGTGGGAATACGGAACCAAGACCTATTTAAAATCGCAAGAATGGTCTATGTTGGGATTAAGTTTTAATGGCCCGACGGATTACATAATGGCAAGCGTCGTAACGGCATTTTTAATGATCCCGTTTTGGATATTTTACCTAGTATTTTTTATTCTACTAATCGGCATTACGATCGTTATATTTTTTAGTAAATTCGTAGCGTTTTTGATATTAAGCACGCTGCCATTGGTGCTGCCGTTTTTGATCACGCCGCGCTTTTTGCCGTATTTATGGAGCTGGTACAAGTTATATCTATCATACGCCATAATAGCTCCTTTGGCATTTATAGCCCTAAATTTAGCAATGAATCCGATCATAGAGCTTGAGAAATATCAAAACGTCATAGGTGAATTATTTATAAAGCAGTTTGAATACTTGATAACCGGCGCGATCACTTGCATAACTGCGCTTTTCATAATCAGAAAAATACCAAATTGGATAAATGCGGTACTAGGAACACAGATGGAAAGCGGAGCAGGCGGAGTAGTGGCAGGCGCGGTAGCAGGCGGCATAGCCGGAAAGACTTTGCTGGGTGGACTAGCTAGAAAAGCGACCGGCGGCAGCTTTATCGGCGGAGCGTTGCAAAGCTTCGGCAAGGCCACTGGCGGAAATGCGGTAGGACAAATCACGAAAGCCGGAATAGACGCGAGTGTAAATCTTGGAAAAGATATAGGCAAAGGTACGAAAATGCTAGGAAAAGGCGTATATGATGCTTATAAAGTATTTCGCGGCGGATACGCGGTGCCGTAA
- a CDS encoding adenine-specific methyltransferase EcoRI family protein, with protein sequence MSQISNQNELVGQGWMADKEKRANVYFMKAKYEIDDEFYTSFDEIREELQDYKAHFKDKIVVCPCNDGKNSNFYRYFALNFKTLELKKLITTTFNINELNLKGTKIEITSNGMSETQLRGRGDFRSDEVKEIIAQADIIVTNPPFSLFRELIDIAQSGQKKFLIVGGTYSITYKKIFELYKNNQIWLGNHQVNIFTRPDGSKKRFSNVSWFTNLKSTKHQTGVRLMKKYKGNEHEYPEYDNYKIIEVTNYKNIPIDYDGVIGVPLTFFLRHNPAQFHILGCDFEIKEKYPELVKQDYAQSNTKSAVLNGQELFTRIIIQRINGLKPRTRLINQI encoded by the coding sequence ATGAGCCAAATTTCAAACCAAAACGAGCTGGTCGGACAAGGCTGGATGGCGGATAAAGAAAAGAGAGCCAATGTATATTTTATGAAAGCCAAATACGAGATCGACGACGAGTTTTATACTAGCTTTGACGAGATCAGAGAAGAGCTGCAAGACTACAAAGCACACTTTAAAGACAAAATCGTGGTCTGCCCGTGCAATGACGGCAAAAATAGCAACTTTTATAGGTATTTCGCCTTAAATTTTAAAACTTTGGAGCTAAAAAAGCTCATCACGACGACGTTTAACATCAACGAGCTAAACTTGAAAGGCACGAAAATAGAGATCACGAGTAACGGCATGAGCGAAACACAGTTGCGCGGTCGGGGCGACTTTCGCAGCGACGAAGTAAAAGAGATAATCGCGCAGGCCGACATCATCGTAACCAATCCACCCTTCTCCCTTTTTAGAGAGCTTATAGATATAGCCCAAAGCGGTCAAAAGAAATTTTTAATCGTAGGCGGAACGTATTCGATTACCTATAAAAAGATATTTGAGCTATACAAAAATAACCAAATTTGGTTAGGAAATCACCAAGTAAATATTTTTACTCGCCCGGACGGCAGCAAAAAGCGATTTAGCAACGTATCGTGGTTTACGAATTTAAAAAGCACAAAGCATCAAACTGGCGTAAGACTGATGAAAAAATACAAAGGCAATGAGCACGAATATCCGGAATACGATAACTACAAAATCATAGAAGTGACCAATTATAAAAACATACCGATCGACTATGATGGCGTAATCGGCGTGCCCCTTACGTTCTTTTTACGGCACAACCCTGCGCAGTTTCATATATTAGGCTGCGATTTTGAGATCAAGGAAAAATACCCCGAGCTAGTAAAACAAGACTATGCCCAAAGCAACACGAAATCGGCCGTCCTAAACGGACAAGAACTATTTACCAGGATAATAATTCAGCGAATCAACGGCCTTAAACCGAGAACTAGGCTAATAAATCAAATTTAG
- the ssb gene encoding single-stranded DNA-binding protein translates to MFAQATIIGNLTKDIELRYTASGMAIGNTAIASTHKFNAANGEKREETCFIDVTFMGKSAEIANQYLAKGSRIFIEGRLKFDRWTDNNGQNRSKHSVVVDKMIMLDTKDRQEIGQNEQTHSVSQIDNEYIDNAQDAPFEQ, encoded by the coding sequence ATGTTCGCACAAGCTACAATCATAGGAAATTTAACCAAAGATATAGAGCTCAGATACACGGCAAGTGGTATGGCCATAGGTAATACCGCAATAGCCTCGACACACAAATTTAATGCGGCAAACGGCGAGAAGCGGGAAGAGACGTGCTTTATAGACGTAACTTTTATGGGTAAAAGCGCGGAAATAGCCAATCAGTACCTGGCTAAGGGTTCAAGGATATTTATCGAGGGGCGGTTGAAATTTGACCGATGGACGGATAATAACGGACAAAACAGAAGCAAGCATAGCGTAGTCGTCGATAAGATGATAATGCTCGATACCAAAGATAGGCAAGAAATCGGGCAAAACGAGCAAACCCATTCTGTGTCGCAGATAGACAATGAATATATCGATAACGCGCAAGATGCGCCGTTTGAGCAATAA
- a CDS encoding DNA type IV secretion system protein ComB10 yields the protein MKKGKKTLLLSLATLSIISSPLLAEEIFNEAAGQEQQDEQIRNLQNQKNLNHLFENSKFPVDDYIYKAGKKMPSEDGQNLGEILKKLEELEANKKQSGQITPGAPAATPEDMTKEQEQMAQRARDKQEELKAKQESLKQEIRRDNQAAYENKMRELIRAQILANRNNEIKNVNQNSLKYGADGFSNQKSLDVSTNEHRLYRTIRAGRLIPAILTSAISSDLSGIVTAQIEQDIYAAMGRAVLIPRGSKVIGFYTNDTKIGHERLEIRWREIITPQGINIMLTDAMAADNMGMNGVVGAINNKYWERYGIAYSISTITNALLLGIASKMGNSNNSYATEIYSNARSDVSSVVQDIIQQQSQIKPTIEIKSGSRIFLVPTNHMWFAKPKNGEVMMQYFND from the coding sequence ATGAAAAAGGGGAAGAAAACGCTGCTTTTAAGCCTTGCGACGCTTAGTATAATTTCCTCTCCCCTTTTGGCGGAGGAAATTTTTAACGAGGCGGCCGGGCAAGAGCAGCAAGACGAGCAAATAAGAAATTTACAAAACCAAAAGAATCTGAATCATCTTTTTGAAAATTCAAAATTTCCGGTCGACGATTACATTTATAAAGCCGGAAAGAAAATGCCGAGCGAGGACGGGCAAAATTTAGGCGAAATTTTAAAGAAATTAGAAGAACTCGAAGCTAATAAAAAGCAATCCGGGCAGATCACGCCAGGAGCGCCGGCCGCTACGCCCGAAGATATGACGAAAGAGCAAGAGCAAATGGCGCAGCGCGCTAGAGATAAACAAGAAGAGCTAAAAGCCAAGCAAGAGAGTCTAAAACAAGAAATAAGAAGAGACAACCAGGCCGCCTACGAAAACAAAATGCGCGAACTAATAAGAGCTCAAATTTTAGCTAATCGCAACAACGAGATAAAAAACGTAAATCAAAACTCATTAAAATACGGCGCCGATGGCTTCTCAAATCAAAAAAGCCTAGATGTCAGCACGAATGAACACAGACTATACCGCACTATTAGAGCCGGGCGGCTGATCCCGGCAATTCTAACGAGCGCGATAAGTTCGGATTTGAGCGGAATAGTAACGGCTCAAATAGAGCAAGACATATATGCTGCTATGGGGCGAGCAGTGCTGATCCCTCGCGGAAGTAAAGTGATAGGCTTTTACACCAACGACACCAAAATCGGGCATGAAAGGCTGGAAATCAGGTGGCGCGAGATAATCACGCCGCAAGGCATTAATATAATGCTAACAGATGCAATGGCCGCCGATAATATGGGAATGAATGGAGTCGTAGGAGCGATAAATAATAAATATTGGGAACGCTACGGCATAGCCTACTCAATTTCAACGATTACGAACGCTTTGCTTTTAGGTATAGCCTCAAAAATGGGAAATTCAAACAACTCTTACGCCACCGAAATTTACTCAAATGCTAGAAGCGACGTAAGCAGCGTAGTGCAAGACATAATCCAGCAGCAAAGCCAAATCAAGCCAACCATAGAAATCAAAAGCGGAAGCCGTATATTTTTAGTGCCTACAAATCATATGTGGTTTGCAAAACCAAAAAACGGCGAAGTGATGATGCAATATTTTAACGATTAA
- a CDS encoding type IV secretory system conjugative DNA transfer family protein encodes MDSSKEFTAKRWAWAFFVSLIMGVVLYLAVVKVIFNPDLIKVPAVAYKILINIGAPTLKLKAYVALFTLIAPFLVVFAWWLLPYFRDGEDYGSARFATPEDFPKMNINYKNGLVLGCHNIDSDNPQFLRATQPLSTLVVAPPGSGKTAGMIIPNLLSVPASCVTLDIKGELYKKTAGYRQKYFNNEIQLFSPFSWDNTLFFNPFDRSIVKDMEYIHIKKLAEQIASTIFVGEKGSENDHWIKSARTMFVFFAEYFMQKDKHATLAQLAQAPKADYFEYLDEKFGEEAMKDIDEDDPDKERERDYDVDTFKIWLKQTSFDESIDESTRNQARAYARAADNEFASIKSTYDTFMTVFSNPQVANATSKMSFTFEDLRAKRISMYVVVQTEDIEILAPLIRIFIETLFKKLMSGEECSDPERFIYFFGDEFVRFGKMPFLLEAPALCRSYGLLPVFVTQSYEQIKKYYGEDDMNIVKNNSGYHVIFNMNSDKDAEDTSKLIGDYTNIKISKSQGNMELFKSNISKSKEAKKLVTAQDLKNQDSSDILILVKGFYKMPIKAKVPYWFKMAQWKGADKLEVEAKDDQSEAAVKQDAYTAKKGSEKEAKGEVNTAQNGSSEIKPADDKRQQRDELLKALKIKVDRE; translated from the coding sequence ATGGATAGTTCAAAAGAATTTACCGCTAAAAGATGGGCTTGGGCTTTCTTCGTTTCGCTCATAATGGGCGTAGTGCTATATTTGGCGGTGGTCAAGGTTATTTTTAATCCGGATTTGATAAAAGTACCCGCAGTGGCGTATAAAATTTTAATAAATATAGGCGCGCCGACGCTAAAATTAAAGGCTTACGTTGCATTATTTACGCTGATCGCCCCGTTTTTGGTAGTCTTTGCGTGGTGGCTATTGCCGTATTTTAGAGACGGCGAAGATTATGGCTCAGCAAGGTTCGCGACGCCCGAAGACTTCCCTAAAATGAATATAAACTATAAAAACGGCTTGGTGCTAGGATGTCACAATATAGATAGCGATAATCCGCAGTTCTTAAGGGCTACGCAGCCGCTCTCAACGCTAGTGGTAGCGCCTCCTGGAAGCGGTAAAACGGCGGGTATGATCATTCCGAATTTACTAAGCGTACCGGCTTCTTGCGTAACGTTAGATATCAAAGGCGAACTATATAAAAAGACAGCCGGGTATAGGCAAAAATATTTTAACAACGAAATTCAGCTATTCTCCCCTTTTAGCTGGGATAATACGCTATTTTTTAACCCGTTCGATCGCTCAATCGTTAAAGACATGGAGTATATACATATCAAAAAATTGGCCGAGCAGATAGCTTCTACCATTTTCGTAGGCGAAAAAGGCAGCGAAAACGATCACTGGATAAAATCGGCAAGAACGATGTTTGTATTTTTCGCCGAATACTTTATGCAAAAAGACAAACACGCTACGCTAGCCCAACTTGCACAAGCTCCAAAAGCCGATTATTTCGAGTATTTGGACGAAAAATTCGGCGAAGAGGCAATGAAAGATATAGACGAGGACGACCCGGACAAAGAAAGAGAGAGAGACTATGACGTAGATACTTTTAAAATTTGGCTAAAACAGACAAGCTTTGACGAAAGTATCGACGAAAGCACGAGAAATCAGGCTAGAGCGTATGCAAGAGCCGCAGATAATGAATTTGCAAGCATAAAATCGACATACGATACGTTTATGACGGTTTTTAGCAATCCGCAGGTAGCCAACGCAACCAGCAAGATGAGCTTTACGTTTGAGGATTTAAGAGCAAAAAGAATATCGATGTATGTAGTCGTTCAAACCGAAGATATCGAAATTTTAGCTCCTTTAATTCGTATTTTCATAGAAACATTATTTAAGAAATTAATGAGCGGAGAAGAGTGCAGCGATCCCGAGAGATTTATATACTTTTTCGGGGATGAGTTCGTGCGCTTCGGCAAGATGCCGTTTTTATTAGAAGCCCCCGCACTTTGCAGAAGCTATGGGCTTTTACCGGTTTTCGTTACGCAAAGCTACGAGCAGATCAAAAAATACTACGGTGAAGACGATATGAATATCGTAAAAAATAACAGCGGATATCACGTAATTTTTAACATGAATAGCGACAAAGACGCAGAGGATACGAGCAAGTTAATCGGCGACTACACAAATATCAAAATCAGCAAATCGCAAGGTAATATGGAGCTGTTTAAAAGCAATATCTCAAAGAGCAAAGAAGCCAAAAAGCTAGTAACCGCCCAAGATTTGAAAAACCAAGATAGTAGCGATATTTTAATTCTCGTTAAAGGCTTTTACAAGATGCCCATCAAGGCAAAAGTGCCTTATTGGTTCAAGATGGCACAGTGGAAAGGGGCGGATAAGCTAGAAGTTGAGGCAAAGGACGACCAAAGCGAAGCTGCTGTCAAGCAAGACGCCTATACGGCCAAAAAAGGGAGCGAAAAAGAGGCAAAAGGCGAAGTAAATACGGCACAAAACGGCTCAAGCGAGATCAAGCCTGCGGATGATAAAAGACAACAAAGAGACGAGCTGCTAAAAGCTCTAAAAATTAAAGTAGATAGGGAGTAA
- a CDS encoding type IA DNA topoisomerase, producing MSNAVIIIESPNKCDKIEHITGAKVYATKGHFKELAKEIVADYTGYEPIFEMKEQSKHRMNEIFNDCKGKDVIIATDPDREGYGIGYMVYETIKNIAKSVKRAEFHEITESGIKKGLDKAVPFASSNLKEFDSFKARAVGDKLVGFIMSPAYINKLNDKNLSVGRVQTPALALIVKRELEIKEFLASPASKQIDYKIKAKLKTRSGVEFTAVNDNIFSSKDEANAKIAELGGSMAKVYQIDTKQSQIKPQAPFRTSQMQEAANKRLGFSSDKTMSLAQKLFEKGLITYHRTDSNTISDEFINEVEAKFKGEEWYEKKIYKAGSQSQAEAHEAIRISHVHGYGEIDEIAGRESLSDDEKSLYELIFLNSVLSQAKNAVNENKTYDIDVKALSFKSKTGKCIYKGFKGALKEQADDEDEQDKDVAQIELNLNQGDEVEVLGFELQEVKKQAPQHYKESNFISLLEKEGIGRPSTYATFLPTLLKREFVVIETKGKNQNIVATGKGISFIESVKKDDEWITQSEFTKQMEGVLDEISDGKVNYLDFIKPLHEKMGFKELNSGETKPPSEAQLNFAKSIASDLKIALPDGIEADWKICSDFINKNKDKAIRPPSDKQIKLAQDLAKDKKLELPKGYDTDLKICKTFIEKALKRK from the coding sequence ATGAGCAATGCCGTAATCATCATCGAAAGCCCAAACAAGTGCGACAAGATAGAGCACATAACCGGCGCAAAGGTTTATGCTACCAAAGGACATTTTAAAGAGCTTGCAAAGGAGATAGTGGCCGATTATACCGGCTATGAGCCGATATTTGAGATGAAAGAGCAAAGCAAGCATAGAATGAACGAAATTTTTAACGATTGCAAAGGCAAGGACGTCATTATCGCTACCGACCCGGACAGAGAGGGATACGGCATCGGCTACATGGTTTACGAGACGATTAAAAATATCGCCAAAAGCGTAAAGCGCGCCGAGTTTCACGAAATAACCGAAAGCGGCATTAAAAAAGGGCTAGATAAAGCCGTGCCGTTTGCAAGCTCAAATTTAAAGGAATTCGATAGCTTTAAAGCACGAGCGGTAGGCGATAAGCTGGTGGGCTTTATTATGTCGCCCGCTTACATCAACAAGCTCAACGATAAAAATTTATCCGTCGGCAGGGTTCAAACGCCGGCACTCGCCCTGATCGTAAAAAGAGAGCTTGAAATAAAAGAGTTTTTAGCAAGCCCGGCATCAAAACAGATCGACTACAAAATCAAAGCAAAGCTAAAAACGAGAAGCGGCGTAGAATTTACGGCCGTAAACGATAATATTTTTAGCTCAAAGGACGAAGCGAACGCAAAAATCGCCGAACTTGGCGGTAGCATGGCGAAAGTATATCAAATAGATACGAAACAAAGCCAAATAAAGCCGCAAGCTCCGTTTAGAACCAGCCAAATGCAAGAAGCGGCAAATAAGAGACTGGGGTTTAGCTCGGATAAAACCATGAGCCTAGCTCAAAAGCTATTCGAAAAAGGTCTTATAACGTATCATAGAACCGACAGCAACACTATATCGGACGAGTTTATAAACGAAGTAGAAGCTAAATTTAAAGGGGAGGAGTGGTACGAGAAAAAAATATATAAAGCCGGCAGCCAAAGTCAAGCCGAAGCCCACGAAGCGATCCGTATAAGCCACGTGCATGGTTACGGCGAGATAGATGAGATCGCCGGGCGCGAAAGCCTAAGCGACGACGAAAAATCGCTTTATGAGCTCATTTTTCTAAATTCAGTCCTAAGCCAAGCCAAAAATGCCGTAAACGAGAACAAAACATACGACATAGACGTCAAGGCTCTAAGCTTTAAGTCCAAGACCGGCAAATGCATTTATAAAGGCTTTAAGGGAGCTTTGAAAGAGCAAGCGGACGATGAAGACGAACAAGATAAAGACGTAGCCCAAATAGAGCTAAATTTAAATCAAGGCGACGAAGTCGAGGTATTGGGCTTCGAGCTGCAAGAGGTTAAAAAGCAAGCTCCGCAGCACTACAAGGAAAGCAATTTTATCTCCCTTTTAGAAAAAGAGGGCATCGGCAGGCCAAGCACGTACGCTACGTTTCTGCCTACGCTTTTAAAGCGGGAATTCGTAGTTATCGAGACCAAAGGCAAAAATCAAAACATAGTGGCCACCGGTAAAGGGATAAGTTTCATCGAGAGCGTTAAAAAGGACGACGAGTGGATCACGCAAAGCGAATTTACAAAGCAAATGGAAGGCGTGCTAGACGAGATAAGCGACGGCAAAGTAAATTATCTCGATTTTATAAAGCCGCTGCACGAGAAAATGGGCTTTAAAGAGCTAAATAGCGGCGAGACCAAACCTCCGAGCGAGGCTCAGCTAAATTTTGCGAAAAGCATAGCTTCGGATTTAAAAATAGCATTACCGGACGGCATAGAAGCAGACTGGAAAATTTGCTCGGATTTTATAAACAAAAATAAAGACAAAGCCATCCGCCCGCCGAGCGACAAACAAATCAAACTAGCGCAAGATCTAGCAAAAGATAAAAAGCTGGAGCTACCCAAAGGTTACGATACCGATCTAAAAATTTGTAAGACGTTTATAGAAAAGGCATTGAAGAGGAAATAA
- a CDS encoding ATPase, T2SS/T4P/T4SS family, with protein sequence MSESIILNNILGVLKPYLTLRANELIFNRPCEINIDYGDHWEIVQDPKLDIKFLNNFLIELATRRNQRFDETHCHLSCELPDPFLRYRVQAQHKSSLFNSDIAICIRIPSKEAFKLESFTLSQNVINEGWTYEKIKELIRDKKNVLLSGGTGSGKTSFLNSLMGEIDPGERVVTIEDSQELRVENVNKTQLAVPKIATEIYSYQVAIDNAMRLRPDRLFLGEIDIRNTFSFLRVNNTGHAGNLSTLHANNPKDAIKAIKTNIILGGGLSSVDDRMLDSLIVTAIDYIIQIARVKNQRVVTDILNLKELDIAKIVA encoded by the coding sequence ATGAGCGAAAGCATAATTTTAAATAATATTTTAGGCGTTTTAAAGCCGTATTTGACCCTGCGGGCAAACGAACTAATATTTAATCGGCCGTGCGAAATAAACATAGACTACGGCGACCACTGGGAAATAGTGCAAGACCCAAAGCTAGATATAAAATTTCTAAATAATTTTTTGATCGAGCTGGCCACTAGAAGAAATCAGCGCTTCGACGAAACGCATTGCCACCTCTCATGCGAACTGCCCGATCCGTTTTTACGTTACCGCGTCCAAGCGCAGCATAAATCAAGTCTGTTTAATAGCGATATCGCAATTTGTATAAGGATACCCAGCAAAGAGGCCTTTAAACTAGAAAGCTTTACATTAAGTCAAAACGTGATAAACGAGGGCTGGACTTATGAAAAAATCAAAGAGCTAATCCGGGATAAGAAAAACGTACTTTTAAGCGGCGGAACGGGAAGCGGGAAGACCAGCTTTTTAAACTCGTTAATGGGAGAAATAGACCCGGGCGAGCGAGTAGTCACCATAGAGGACAGCCAAGAGCTGAGGGTAGAAAACGTAAATAAAACGCAGCTGGCCGTACCCAAAATCGCCACCGAAATTTACAGCTATCAGGTAGCGATCGATAATGCGATGCGCTTGCGACCCGATAGGCTATTTTTAGGCGAGATAGACATCCGCAATACCTTTTCGTTTTTAAGGGTAAACAACACCGGGCATGCCGGAAATTTAAGTACCTTACACGCAAATAATCCCAAAGACGCCATAAAGGCCATTAAAACCAATATTATTTTAGGAGGCGGCCTATCAAGCGTGGACGATCGCATGCTAGATAGCCTTATCGTTACGGCGATCGATTACATTATCCAAATAGCCAGGGTTAAAAATCAAAGAGTCGTGACGGATATCTTAAATTTAAAAGAACTGGACATTGCAAAGATCGTAGCATGA
- the mobC gene encoding plasmid mobilization relaxosome protein MobC: MRKVAAHFIYFTEADARVLKRISQRRNESKSAVVRKLVHVEKYADVLEQIETNNEIISEFLREFGRLGVNLNQIAYHLNTNITGPEEAKNDLEKNMRSFAVAIKELSAKMEDLKIKIDVKHTKTPSNEGTKGEENG; this comes from the coding sequence ATGAGAAAAGTAGCCGCGCATTTTATATATTTTACCGAAGCCGACGCAAGGGTACTAAAACGCATATCTCAAAGACGCAATGAAAGTAAATCGGCAGTAGTTCGAAAGCTGGTACATGTAGAAAAATACGCTGACGTGCTAGAACAGATAGAAACGAATAACGAAATAATAAGCGAATTCTTACGAGAATTCGGTCGCTTGGGAGTAAATTTAAATCAGATTGCCTATCATCTAAATACAAACATTACCGGCCCCGAAGAAGCCAAGAATGACCTAGAAAAAAATATGCGGAGCTTCGCAGTAGCCATAAAAGAATTAAGCGCAAAAATGGAAGATTTAAAAATAAAAATAGACGTCAAACATACTAAAACGCCGAGCAATGAGGGAACAAAAGGGGAGGAAAATGGATAG
- a CDS encoding ArdC-like ssDNA-binding domain-containing protein, translating to MATEQEKKSWEQMSNAEKKESFDKYMKYKLFEAHKTAKADWQRDMSKEEVDNTMPYNALTGKTYSRETSMLLRAEMAIKGYDKAQFVTMEQGNAMGGVLKLKHDEQTGEILKTKNGLQARVDGVKMLYIADHELRPKLDKDGKEVIAAVKDKDGNVRLDENTGKAITYVVKEKIPIKPRLETKTLYHVSQFDGLNEEKIKERDLTAIQNYREAAKNQAYEVRIDYSKTLGIGGNLAKQLDNLTMAQIKGVDYYNPAQRLDMSKEAEKAKKQTRQKDKGMEQGR from the coding sequence ATGGCAACGGAACAAGAGAAAAAGAGTTGGGAGCAGATGAGTAATGCCGAGAAAAAAGAGAGCTTCGATAAATATATGAAGTATAAACTTTTTGAAGCTCATAAGACCGCAAAAGCGGATTGGCAAAGGGATATGAGCAAGGAAGAGGTGGATAACACCATGCCTTACAACGCCTTAACCGGCAAAACGTATTCAAGAGAGACCAGCATGCTTTTAAGGGCGGAGATGGCCATAAAAGGCTACGACAAGGCTCAATTTGTAACGATGGAGCAAGGCAACGCGATGGGCGGGGTGCTAAAGCTCAAACACGACGAGCAAACCGGCGAAATTTTAAAAACCAAAAACGGCCTACAAGCGAGAGTGGACGGCGTTAAAATGCTTTATATCGCAGATCACGAGCTAAGGCCGAAACTGGACAAAGACGGCAAAGAGGTTATAGCAGCAGTCAAAGACAAAGACGGCAACGTTAGACTTGATGAAAATACCGGCAAGGCGATCACGTACGTAGTCAAGGAAAAAATCCCGATAAAGCCGCGATTGGAGACAAAAACGCTCTATCACGTAAGCCAATTCGATGGGCTAAACGAAGAAAAAATCAAGGAGCGGGATCTAACTGCCATCCAAAACTACCGAGAGGCGGCCAAGAACCAAGCATACGAAGTCAGAATAGACTACAGCAAGACATTGGGAATAGGCGGAAATTTAGCAAAGCAGCTAGACAACCTAACTATGGCTCAAATCAAAGGCGTAGACTACTATAACCCGGCGCAAAGGCTTGATATGTCCAAAGAAGCCGAGAAAGCTAAAAAGCAGACTAGGCAAAAGGATAAGGGCATGGAACAAGGCAGGTAA